A portion of the Candidatus Nitrosotenuis aquarius genome contains these proteins:
- a CDS encoding thioredoxin family protein has protein sequence MVVMESQVVLKKGDSAPDFELLGVDDKKHSLASFKDYDALLVIFMCNHCPYVKAKVDAINEVQNKFKGKLAVVGINSNDAVAYPDDSFDSMKEFAKQRGISFWYLVDETQQVAKKYGAVCTPDPFLFNKERKLVFHGKIDNAMKPEDKATEKTMIATVEKLLAGQPIPKDFDPSIGCSIKWKN, from the coding sequence ATGGTCGTAATGGAATCCCAAGTGGTACTCAAAAAGGGCGACTCTGCTCCAGACTTTGAGCTTTTGGGAGTAGACGACAAAAAGCATTCACTTGCTAGCTTCAAAGACTATGATGCGCTTCTTGTAATTTTCATGTGCAACCACTGTCCATATGTCAAGGCAAAGGTTGACGCAATAAACGAGGTCCAAAACAAGTTCAAAGGAAAGCTGGCAGTAGTCGGAATCAACAGCAACGATGCAGTTGCATATCCAGACGACAGCTTTGATAGCATGAAGGAATTTGCAAAACAGCGAGGAATCTCATTTTGGTATTTGGTAGATGAAACACAACAAGTGGCAAAAAAATACGGTGCAGTATGCACACCAGATCCGTTTTTGTTCAACAAAGAGCGCAAGCTAGTATTTCATGGGAAAATAGACAATGCAATGAAGCCAGAAGACAAGGCTACGGAAAAAACAATGATTGCAACTGTAGAAAAATTACTTGCAGGTCAACCAATTCCAAAAGATTTCGATCCTTCTATTGGTTGCTCCATAAAATGGAAGAACTGA
- a CDS encoding methane monooxygenase/ammonia monooxygenase subunit C: MAQMPALIPKEVEIQRLKKIWLIVIAMGSTAASVEVDNFVDGSLHQTSIRDSAFTPAHWWLYSHFVALPLGWGSVAIYDRKVPVLRGPNNSMNTGLKMTILGYLATMFTIGVNEMWHFWFVEEIFAVPNHWMFNMGVVVAFMGALAYVVRVYARLVELGAETPGENPYVAEMYKMALEGKLYSRAIP, encoded by the coding sequence ATGGCACAGATGCCGGCATTAATCCCAAAAGAAGTTGAGATTCAGAGACTAAAGAAGATCTGGCTCATCGTTATTGCAATGGGATCCACAGCAGCATCCGTGGAAGTAGACAACTTCGTAGATGGTTCCTTACATCAAACCTCTATCAGAGACTCTGCATTCACACCAGCACACTGGTGGCTTTACTCTCACTTTGTGGCACTACCACTAGGTTGGGGTTCAGTTGCAATCTATGATAGAAAGGTACCAGTACTCAGAGGTCCAAACAACTCCATGAACACAGGCCTAAAGATGACCATTCTAGGTTACCTGGCAACCATGTTCACAATCGGAGTCAATGAAATGTGGCACTTCTGGTTCGTAGAGGAAATCTTCGCAGTACCAAACCACTGGATGTTCAACATGGGTGTAGTAGTAGCATTCATGGGTGCTCTAGCATATGTCGTAAGAGTATATGCTAGACTAGTCGAACTAGGTGCAGAAACACCAGGTGAGAACCCATATGTTGCAGAAATGTACAAGATGGCCCTAGAAGGCAAACTGTACAGCAGAGCAATCCCATAA
- a CDS encoding methane monooxygenase/ammonia monooxygenase subunit B, with product MVDKKTIVLALSVVLALGTLGPNLAQMVQTAEAHGVQAQLQSRFVKIEDETFNRQSLQTGEELVLSGKFVSLVERDLRGWNSIFSESTNAGNRWEILARTPPGNVFQIPGNAVLDYEIRAKALEPGVYHVHTQLNVAQVGPGLGPGQTVVVTGDPILKPIPYTNIMYQSIIIGVGYVITFATRPWQVI from the coding sequence ATGGTCGACAAGAAAACAATCGTACTAGCACTCAGTGTAGTTTTGGCACTCGGTACACTTGGTCCAAACTTGGCTCAAATGGTACAGACTGCAGAAGCACACGGTGTTCAAGCACAACTACAGAGTCGTTTCGTAAAGATTGAAGATGAAACCTTCAACAGACAATCACTGCAAACAGGTGAAGAACTAGTCTTATCTGGCAAGTTCGTAAGTCTTGTTGAAAGAGACCTCAGAGGCTGGAACTCTATATTCTCAGAGTCCACCAACGCAGGTAACAGATGGGAGATTCTTGCAAGAACCCCACCAGGAAACGTCTTTCAAATCCCAGGTAACGCAGTACTTGATTATGAAATCAGGGCAAAGGCATTAGAGCCAGGCGTATACCACGTACACACTCAACTCAACGTTGCTCAAGTTGGACCAGGATTAGGCCCAGGACAAACAGTAGTAGTTACGGGTGATCCAATACTAAAACCAATTCCATACACCAACATCATGTATCAATCAATCATCATTGGCGTTGGCTATGTGATCACGTTCGCAACTCGCCCCTGGCAAGTAATCTAA
- a CDS encoding DNA adenine methylase: MSQHQILSVEPKPFVKWAGGKRQLISAIDRHIPSEFGTYFEPFLGGGAVLFHLLSKNPAVKCKVSDLNSDLVLAYVTIRDKVDELISALENHAKNYHKNPDSYYYGIRESEPTGQIAKVSRLLFLNRTCFNGLYRVNSKGKFNVPLGRYSNPNIVNEENLVAVSHVLQSKRIQISCRDFTAVLSDAKKGDFVYFDPPYQPVSDTANFTSYTNRDFTYSDLEKLVKVSEKLSDKGCKVLHSNSNSKEVKDLFSKGWKVIEVAANRAINSDSAKRTGQKELLIKNY; the protein is encoded by the coding sequence TTGAGCCAGCACCAGATACTCTCAGTCGAACCAAAGCCATTTGTCAAGTGGGCGGGAGGAAAAAGGCAGCTAATCTCGGCAATCGACAGGCACATTCCGTCTGAATTTGGCACGTACTTTGAGCCATTTTTGGGAGGGGGGGCAGTACTGTTTCATCTGTTGAGCAAAAACCCCGCCGTGAAATGCAAGGTCTCTGATTTGAACTCTGACTTGGTATTGGCATATGTGACAATTCGCGACAAAGTGGACGAGCTGATTTCAGCACTGGAAAACCATGCAAAAAACTATCACAAAAATCCAGACTCTTACTATTATGGCATAAGGGAAAGCGAGCCGACAGGCCAGATTGCCAAGGTCTCGCGATTACTATTCCTCAATAGGACCTGCTTTAACGGATTGTATCGAGTAAACAGCAAGGGAAAATTCAATGTCCCACTCGGGAGATACTCTAATCCAAATATCGTAAATGAGGAAAATTTGGTTGCCGTCAGCCACGTCTTGCAATCAAAAAGGATTCAGATTAGTTGTCGTGACTTTACCGCAGTTCTATCTGATGCCAAAAAAGGCGATTTTGTGTACTTTGATCCGCCATACCAGCCAGTTAGCGACACTGCAAACTTTACCAGCTATACAAACCGCGACTTTACCTATTCTGACTTGGAAAAACTAGTCAAAGTATCTGAAAAGCTCTCAGACAAGGGCTGCAAGGTTTTGCATTCCAATTCCAATTCCAAGGAAGTAAAAGACCTATTTTCAAAGGGCTGGAAGGTAATCGAGGTTGCCGCCAATAGGGCGATAAACTCGGATTCTGCAAAAAGGACAGGCCAAAAAGAACTACTCATCAAAAATTATTAG
- a CDS encoding ammonia monooxygenase, which translates to MVWLRRCTHYLFIVVVAVNSTLLTINAGDYIFYTDWAWTSYVVFSISQTLMLVVGATYYLTFTGVPGTATYYALIMTVYTWIAKGAWFALGYPYDFIVTPVWLPSAMLIDLAYWATKKNKHSLILFGGVLCGMSLPLFNMVNLITVADPLETAFKYPRPTLPPYMTPIEPQVGKFYNSPVALGAGAGAVLSVTFAALGCKLNTWTYRWMAAWSKWD; encoded by the coding sequence ATGGTCTGGCTTAGACGATGTACGCACTACTTGTTCATAGTAGTCGTAGCAGTCAACTCAACCCTGCTTACAATCAACGCAGGAGACTACATCTTCTACACTGACTGGGCATGGACTTCGTATGTCGTGTTCTCAATATCACAGACATTGATGTTGGTGGTAGGTGCAACTTACTATCTGACATTTACCGGAGTTCCAGGAACCGCAACATACTACGCGCTGATTATGACCGTGTATACATGGATCGCAAAAGGCGCATGGTTTGCTCTAGGTTACCCATATGACTTCATTGTTACACCAGTTTGGTTACCATCAGCAATGCTGATTGACTTAGCATACTGGGCTACAAAGAAGAACAAGCACTCACTGATACTATTCGGTGGTGTGTTGTGTGGAATGTCACTGCCATTGTTCAACATGGTAAATCTAATTACCGTGGCTGATCCATTGGAGACTGCTTTCAAATATCCAAGACCAACATTGCCTCCATACATGACTCCAATAGAACCCCAAGTGGGCAAGTTCTATAACAGTCCAGTTGCACTCGGTGCAGGCGCAGGCGCTGTATTATCAGTAACCTTTGCCGCTCTGGGATGTAAGCTGAATACGTGGACGTACAGATGGATGGCAGCTTGGTCCAAGTGGGACTAA
- a CDS encoding phosphopantetheine adenylyltransferase: MAKFSLVAMGGTFDIIHKGHLALLQGAFSVSDNVIIGLTSDELAKKKGKKLNHDYLQRLETLKQTIERKFLGKSYTISKLDNDFGPAVIEGNVQALVVSDETAHQGDVLNRLRAQRELPPVQTIVVPMVLAQDGKRISTTRIRNSEIDAQGNLIQS; encoded by the coding sequence ATGGCAAAATTTTCCCTAGTTGCGATGGGTGGCACATTTGACATAATACACAAGGGACATCTGGCATTATTGCAGGGGGCATTTTCTGTTTCAGACAATGTCATAATTGGTCTGACAAGTGACGAGCTTGCCAAAAAAAAGGGCAAAAAGCTAAACCATGATTATTTGCAAAGGCTGGAAACACTAAAGCAGACAATAGAAAGAAAATTCCTAGGCAAATCATACACCATTAGCAAGCTTGACAACGACTTTGGCCCTGCAGTAATTGAAGGAAACGTCCAGGCGCTGGTAGTAAGCGACGAAACGGCACACCAGGGGGATGTACTAAACAGGCTCCGAGCGCAAAGAGAACTCCCACCCGTCCAGACCATAGTGGTGCCAATGGTCTTGGCCCAAGACGGCAAGCGGATTTCCACCACTAGGATTCGCAATTCCGAGATTGACGCTCAGGGAAACCTGATTCAAAGTTGA
- a CDS encoding phenylalanine--tRNA ligase subunit alpha: MSQVLHPIEKTIIKLLQAEKNLTESQIMEKTKLSADQTRRGIEWLRLKNLAVVQESEQLFFALGKNGLVANKEGLPERKLVNLVSGAPVPFDELRKKLLDEMNVAIANAKKNDWITITKNDSGSIVSLKTKPDPTSEEKILSQIGEGKVQQDQIKDSAALESLKKRPDYIILESVKTKTLSLSEQAKSIDVDAADSGAIDVEADVPMIHAAKTHPLKDTIGEIREIFVSLGFTEIAGNLAQPGFWNFDALFTPQDHPAREMQDTFYIKDKLAQNFATQAQINSVSASHKKGWKYPWNLDAARKMVLRTHTTCVTIKYLAEHKPSEARVFSLGRVFRNEKVSYKHLVEFNQVEGIVVGKNVSLRDLMGIQTQFYKKLGLNKIKFWPTFFPYTEPSLQTMVYNEKLDKWIELFGMGIFRPEVTRPFGITRPVLAWGGGIERIAMLKYGLDDVREFYNNNLSWLRSTPKCQ; the protein is encoded by the coding sequence TTGTCTCAAGTTCTCCATCCAATTGAGAAAACAATAATCAAACTATTACAAGCTGAAAAAAATCTCACAGAATCACAAATCATGGAAAAAACCAAACTTTCTGCAGACCAGACAAGGCGCGGAATAGAGTGGCTTCGACTAAAGAATCTGGCAGTGGTGCAAGAATCAGAACAATTGTTTTTTGCTTTGGGCAAAAACGGACTTGTGGCAAACAAGGAAGGACTACCGGAACGAAAACTGGTAAATCTGGTTTCTGGTGCACCTGTACCATTTGATGAGCTGCGAAAAAAACTACTAGATGAGATGAATGTGGCAATTGCAAATGCCAAAAAAAACGATTGGATAACAATAACAAAAAATGATTCTGGAAGCATTGTTTCGCTAAAGACAAAGCCGGACCCGACAAGCGAGGAGAAAATCCTCTCGCAAATAGGTGAAGGCAAAGTCCAACAAGACCAGATCAAAGATTCTGCCGCGCTGGAATCACTCAAAAAAAGACCTGACTATATCATACTAGAATCTGTCAAAACCAAGACGCTTTCGTTATCGGAGCAGGCAAAGTCAATTGACGTTGATGCAGCTGACTCTGGTGCAATAGATGTTGAAGCGGACGTTCCTATGATTCATGCAGCAAAAACTCACCCACTCAAAGACACAATTGGCGAAATTCGCGAAATCTTTGTCAGCCTTGGCTTTACGGAAATTGCAGGCAATCTAGCACAGCCTGGGTTTTGGAACTTTGATGCATTGTTCACACCACAGGACCACCCTGCTAGGGAAATGCAAGATACATTTTACATCAAAGACAAGCTTGCACAAAACTTTGCAACCCAAGCCCAGATTAACTCTGTTTCTGCCTCTCACAAAAAGGGATGGAAATATCCATGGAATCTGGATGCTGCACGAAAAATGGTTTTGCGAACCCACACCACATGTGTCACCATAAAATATCTAGCAGAGCACAAGCCAAGTGAAGCCCGAGTGTTTTCATTGGGACGTGTATTCAGAAATGAAAAGGTTAGCTACAAACATCTAGTAGAGTTTAACCAAGTGGAAGGAATTGTCGTAGGAAAAAATGTCTCGCTGCGAGACCTGATGGGAATCCAGACGCAATTTTACAAAAAGCTAGGCCTAAACAAAATAAAATTCTGGCCCACATTTTTCCCATACACAGAGCCATCCTTGCAAACAATGGTGTACAATGAAAAGCTGGACAAGTGGATTGAGCTATTTGGTATGGGAATATTCCGACCCGAGGTGACTAGGCCATTTGGAATCACGCGTCCTGTTTTGGCGTGGGGTGGGGGAATTGAGAGAATTGCAATGCTAAAGTACGGACTGGATGACGTTCGCGAATTTTACAACAACAACCTAAGCTGGCTGAGGAGCACCCCAAAATGCCAGTAG
- a CDS encoding transcriptional regulator, giving the protein MARGYSLQEMQEKLIEVLSDSKTGLSGVEIAERLKVNRATMAKYLNVFAAEGIIRQKNIGNANLWFVDFGTETLQFPADYYRVKEKFLEHLVSNQQHQAYQLIRNSFHSGADIATLIIEVILPAIASVEDLYLKAKIGTSEAKMLRGVIANSIQILNSQEEPDTKRNTVLLSTDQSSVLYSQAASAALASKGWQIWQVGDVSDSIGVLYDLDLQKFITKIWKQKQGAMVIAIFSATEEGAKFFSESANSIKPKFGKNLHVVAHSRAQKQGVKAEFASEKLESVIQWIDSISGL; this is encoded by the coding sequence TTGGCAAGAGGCTATTCATTACAAGAAATGCAAGAAAAACTAATCGAGGTTTTATCAGATTCCAAGACTGGATTATCTGGAGTAGAGATTGCAGAAAGACTCAAAGTTAACCGTGCAACAATGGCAAAATACCTCAATGTTTTTGCAGCAGAAGGAATAATCCGACAAAAAAACATTGGCAATGCAAATCTGTGGTTTGTAGATTTTGGAACAGAAACACTCCAGTTTCCTGCAGACTACTATAGGGTCAAAGAAAAATTCCTAGAACATTTGGTTTCAAACCAGCAACATCAAGCATATCAATTGATTCGAAATTCGTTTCATTCTGGAGCAGACATTGCGACTCTGATAATCGAGGTAATCTTGCCGGCAATTGCATCTGTGGAGGACTTGTATCTCAAAGCCAAAATTGGCACATCCGAGGCAAAAATGCTTCGCGGAGTAATTGCAAACTCTATTCAAATTCTAAACTCACAAGAAGAGCCAGACACAAAAAGAAACACAGTCTTGCTTTCTACAGACCAATCAAGCGTTCTTTATTCACAAGCAGCATCTGCTGCACTTGCATCAAAGGGGTGGCAGATTTGGCAAGTAGGCGACGTGTCTGATTCTATTGGAGTACTGTATGATCTTGATTTGCAGAAATTCATCACAAAAATCTGGAAGCAAAAACAAGGAGCAATGGTAATCGCAATATTTTCTGCAACAGAGGAAGGTGCAAAATTTTTCTCAGAATCAGCAAATTCAATCAAGCCCAAGTTTGGCAAAAATCTGCATGTTGTAGCTCATTCCAGAGCGCAAAAACAAGGAGTAAAGGCCGAATTTGCAAGCGAGAAACTGGAATCAGTCATACAATGGATAGACTCTATTTCTGGTTTGTAA
- a CDS encoding tryptophan--tRNA ligase has translation MPSDDFIVTPWHVEGEIDYDKLIKQFGTEKITQEILKKIEAVTGELHFMLRRGVFFSHRDLSRILSDYQKGKKFFLYTGRGPSGHTHIGHLVPWVFTKWLQEKFDTNLYFQLTDDEKFFAKQDLTLEQTSKFAYENALDFIALGFKPDKTKIIINTKNIKTLYPIASQVAKKINFSNTKAVFGFTNETNVGMIFYTSLQSAPCFIEDRPVLIPLGVDQDPHFRITRDVAPRIGKEKPALIHNIMIPALSGPGGKMSASEESGTIYTTDTPEQIKKKINKYAFSGGQSTVEEHRKIGGNPDIDVSYQYLRIFFEPDDKKLKTIYDDYKSGKMLTGELKAILIEKVTEFLVAHQQKREKAKDQIDKFLLEDK, from the coding sequence ATGCCTTCTGATGATTTCATTGTCACTCCCTGGCACGTAGAAGGAGAAATTGACTATGACAAGCTCATCAAACAATTTGGCACGGAAAAGATTACGCAAGAAATTCTAAAAAAAATCGAAGCCGTGACTGGTGAGCTTCACTTTATGCTCAGGCGCGGCGTTTTCTTCTCGCACCGAGACCTGTCGAGAATTCTCTCAGATTACCAAAAGGGAAAAAAGTTCTTTTTGTATACAGGACGAGGCCCCTCAGGCCACACCCACATTGGTCATCTGGTTCCATGGGTTTTCACAAAGTGGCTGCAGGAAAAATTCGACACAAACCTGTACTTTCAGCTAACAGATGATGAGAAATTCTTTGCAAAGCAAGACCTAACACTAGAGCAGACAAGCAAATTTGCCTATGAAAATGCGCTAGACTTTATCGCACTTGGATTCAAACCAGATAAAACAAAGATAATCATCAACACCAAAAACATCAAGACCCTATACCCCATTGCATCTCAGGTTGCAAAAAAGATCAATTTTTCCAACACCAAGGCTGTCTTTGGCTTTACAAACGAGACAAATGTTGGCATGATATTTTATACGTCGCTCCAGTCGGCCCCGTGCTTTATTGAGGACAGGCCGGTTCTGATTCCGCTTGGGGTAGACCAAGATCCGCACTTTAGAATAACGCGCGATGTTGCACCACGCATAGGCAAGGAAAAGCCTGCGCTAATCCACAATATTATGATCCCAGCACTCTCAGGACCTGGCGGAAAAATGTCCGCATCAGAAGAATCCGGTACAATATACACGACTGACACACCAGAGCAGATCAAGAAAAAGATAAACAAGTACGCATTTTCCGGAGGCCAGTCAACGGTAGAAGAGCACCGCAAAATTGGTGGAAACCCAGACATTGATGTGTCGTATCAATATCTGAGAATCTTTTTTGAGCCAGACGACAAGAAGCTAAAGACAATATACGACGACTACAAGTCAGGCAAAATGCTCACAGGCGAGCTAAAGGCAATCCTAATCGAAAAGGTAACCGAGTTTCTGGTTGCACATCAGCAAAAAAGGGAAAAAGCCAAGGACCAGATCGACAAATTCCTCCTAGAAGACAAATGA